The sequence TAATCAGCAATTTATACACCTTTCAATTATGGACGAATTTATGCAGGAGGCTATCCGTCAGGCCCGTAAAAGTTTGAGTGAAGGCGGTATTCCAATCGGTTCGGCGCTGATCAAGAATGGCGAATTAGTCGCGTCGGGCCATAACAAGCGGGTTCAGGAGAACAATCCAATTCTACACGGTGAAATGGATTGCCTTAATAATGCCGGACGGGTTGGTTCGTTCAAAAATACAGTCATTTATTCGACGCTCATGCCTTGTTACATGTGCGCCGGAACCATTGTTCAATTCAAAATTCCCAGGGTCATTGTCGGTGAATCGCGGACGTTCGCTGGCGCAAGGGAGTTTATGGAGCAGCACGGTGTAGAAGTAATAGACCTCGATTTGCCCGAATGCGTCGATATGATGAATCAATTTATTGCGGAGAAACCTACCCTCTGGAATGAAGATATTGGTGAACTATGATCAAATATGATTATTAAATACTAAATAACTTACTGGTTTTATATTTATAAATAAATAATAAAATTAAAATCAGACACTTTTCATTTGTAAGGTAAGATTGCTATTTTGTCCGTGAAAACGACACCGTAACAATCTTGCCCCATGAAAAGTATAAAAATTAGTGCATTGCTCGCACTACTCGTCATTGCCTGGCCTGCCCATCTTTATGCGCAACGCTCTACGTATTGGCAGGAGAGGCCGGGTGCCTGGCTACTGAACGCAGGTCTGGGCACAACACGCTATCTGGGAGACATGAACGAGCGGGGCGATCTGGCTCATTTACGGCTAGGCGTGGCAATGGGCATTGCAGCCGCTTATCGGTTTTCCGATCGATTTACCTTCCGGGCCGAAGCCCAACTCTATTAC comes from Spirosoma aureum and encodes:
- a CDS encoding nucleoside deaminase, producing MDEFMQEAIRQARKSLSEGGIPIGSALIKNGELVASGHNKRVQENNPILHGEMDCLNNAGRVGSFKNTVIYSTLMPCYMCAGTIVQFKIPRVIVGESRTFAGAREFMEQHGVEVIDLDLPECVDMMNQFIAEKPTLWNEDIGEL